One segment of Shewanella piezotolerans WP3 DNA contains the following:
- the ushA gene encoding bifunctional UDP-sugar hydrolase/5'-nucleotidase UshA has protein sequence MNTSLRPSRLLLTGSAIALALVLSGCGKKKVEEAPKAPKVTASAACIAAGGDCKRFTLLHTNDHHGRFWHSKNGGYGMAARKTILDEIRKEVVEQGGQVLLLSGGDINTGVPESDLQDAEPDFIGMNHLGYDAMAVGNHEFDNPSTVMDKQRSWSKFPWLSANIYRQVDGEWQRYFEPYKVFEVQGLKLAVVGLTTEHTAEIGNPEYVEGFKFTSAQDEAKQTLAELEQKHHPDLVFGLTHMGHYENGNHGSNAPGDVALARSLEPGQIQAIIGGHSQLPVCMEGNTGEYVEKYARDEPCKPDRQNGTWIMQAYEWGKFIGRADFEYYDDELHLASYELVPVNTESKYGFMLHSSMLTPKDPETLELLRPYQRKGQVQLREEIGVAKADFIGKRKVVRYQATPLGIMIAHAQTQLPVPADFGIMNSGGIRASIKEGPIRYRDVLKVQPFSNSVTVTEMNGDELKKYLSKVALKTRGSGGFAHFSGIKMTVDCKAKDVDIKMVGDKPFKLTDKYRFTLPSYNAAGGNKYPKLKEKARDTGFIDADMLYQFIKKHDSLDPIDYDTVKDVRYINSRNSDGCGG, from the coding sequence ATGAATACTTCACTCCGTCCTTCTCGTCTGCTTCTAACTGGTTCAGCTATTGCTCTTGCGTTGGTATTGAGTGGCTGTGGTAAGAAAAAGGTGGAAGAAGCGCCTAAAGCGCCAAAGGTGACTGCATCTGCTGCCTGTATCGCTGCAGGAGGTGATTGTAAGCGCTTCACCTTGCTCCATACCAATGATCATCATGGCCGTTTTTGGCATAGTAAAAACGGTGGCTATGGTATGGCTGCGCGGAAAACCATCCTTGATGAGATCCGCAAAGAGGTGGTTGAACAGGGAGGCCAGGTTTTGCTGCTCTCAGGTGGCGATATCAATACAGGCGTTCCTGAGTCTGATCTTCAAGACGCCGAGCCAGATTTTATCGGCATGAACCACCTTGGTTATGACGCCATGGCCGTGGGTAACCATGAGTTTGATAATCCTTCAACTGTGATGGACAAGCAGAGAAGTTGGTCAAAATTTCCTTGGTTATCTGCCAACATCTATCGCCAGGTTGATGGTGAATGGCAACGCTACTTTGAGCCTTACAAGGTGTTTGAGGTGCAAGGCTTAAAATTAGCCGTAGTTGGTCTTACAACCGAGCATACGGCAGAAATCGGTAATCCAGAGTATGTTGAAGGTTTCAAATTTACCTCTGCTCAAGATGAGGCGAAACAGACTTTGGCAGAGCTTGAGCAGAAGCATCATCCAGATCTAGTCTTTGGTCTCACCCATATGGGCCACTATGAAAATGGCAATCATGGTAGTAACGCTCCAGGTGATGTTGCCTTAGCGCGTAGCTTAGAGCCTGGTCAGATTCAGGCAATCATAGGCGGTCATTCACAACTGCCTGTGTGTATGGAAGGGAACACGGGTGAATACGTAGAAAAATATGCTCGAGATGAGCCTTGTAAGCCCGACCGTCAAAATGGCACTTGGATAATGCAAGCCTATGAGTGGGGTAAATTCATAGGCCGTGCCGATTTTGAATACTACGATGACGAGCTCCACCTAGCAAGTTACGAGCTGGTTCCTGTCAACACTGAAAGCAAGTATGGTTTCATGCTGCATTCTTCGATGCTAACCCCCAAGGACCCAGAAACTCTTGAGCTACTACGTCCTTATCAGCGCAAGGGACAGGTACAGCTGAGAGAAGAGATCGGTGTTGCAAAAGCGGATTTCATCGGTAAGCGTAAGGTGGTTCGTTACCAAGCGACGCCTTTAGGGATAATGATAGCCCACGCTCAAACTCAGCTCCCTGTGCCGGCGGATTTCGGCATCATGAACTCAGGCGGTATTCGTGCCAGCATAAAAGAAGGACCGATTCGATATCGTGATGTACTTAAGGTGCAGCCTTTTTCTAACAGTGTGACAGTCACTGAGATGAATGGTGATGAACTGAAAAAGTACTTATCTAAGGTGGCGCTTAAAACTCGAGGTTCAGGAGGCTTTGCTCATTTCAGTGGCATCAAGATGACTGTTGACTGTAAAGCGAAAGATGTCGACATCAAGATGGTTGGTGACAAGCCTTTCAAGCTAACGGATAAATATCGATTTACCCTTCCAAGCTACAATGCTGCGGGTGGGAACAAGTATCCCAAGTTGAAGGAAAAGGCTAGAGACACAGGCTTTATTGATGCAGACATGCTTTATCAATTCATCAAAAAACATGACTCGCTTGATCCCATTGACTACGACACCGTGAAAGATGTCCGTTATATCAACTCTCGAAATTCTGATGGTTGCGGCGGCTAA
- a CDS encoding endonuclease: MRIKMNAVAAATAMVLGTLSTAANANLVITEYIEGSSNNKALEISNVGTSSIDLDAADYKLRRYNNGGTEAGATEALTGSLASGESIIFHNGGAADEFKKGTESTITYFNGDDTLVLTKDDVVIDRFGKLGEDPGSAWTDPNNADFSSANKTLRRKASVTTGDTDAAAAFPSGDQWLVFDTDTADGLGCAGEGACSSEATPGVLLLTEYIEGSSNNKAIEISNVGGTAIDLDANVYKLTLFGNGKTEPGNTETLTGTLEPGNSLVFHNSGAADAFKFGNASTVTYFNGDDALVLTKDDVVIDRFGKRGEDPGSAWTDPNDANFSTANKTLRRKDSVTAGDTVAEADFPGTNNQWAVFDVDTADGLGCAGESACDGSVTPPEPEPETGPCTGCETLTPVADPTTFNAEIYYSDVLSGEFANAEELKNALSAIIAKDHKYLTYKQVWSTLTYADQDPTDDKKVIEIYTGASISKYDNQTSGSGAGKWNREHVWAKSHGFPSDSQWGYTDAHHLRPSDPGINTARSNNDFGACSDTGEEVLFNGVGTGNYLNKTTDCWEPRDEVKGDVARMIMYMDTRYQGTDTATTNMPDLIAVDRLTTTAEDSEPLIGTLCTLYAWNKLDAVDTYEQNRNNQVYKYQGNRNPFIDRPELVQEVYGAVCGDDPNPSLVVEGDIVTPESVTEGTAYTIDASAITAGEGVALTYKWEQVVGEEKTVVGDEAILSLTAPTIKADETLNFMVTLSDGTLETTKAVSLVVTNVPLTLEVTFAGNTKLTEGDKTSITATVADAPEGTRYSWKQVSGSTAEFTATGLTLDVTSPSVSIDQVLVFELTATVGEESFSQSVSIEVKNTEEAGWTKPDGAGSLGGLMTLLLPLMWWRRRQG; encoded by the coding sequence ATGAGAATTAAAATGAATGCAGTTGCTGCGGCCACTGCTATGGTTTTGGGCACTCTATCTACAGCTGCTAATGCTAATTTAGTTATTACTGAGTACATAGAAGGTAGCAGCAACAATAAAGCCCTTGAGATTTCTAATGTCGGCACCAGCTCCATTGACCTAGATGCCGCAGACTACAAATTACGCCGCTATAACAACGGTGGAACTGAGGCTGGCGCAACGGAAGCGTTAACTGGTAGCCTTGCCAGTGGTGAGAGCATTATCTTCCACAATGGCGGCGCAGCAGATGAATTTAAAAAGGGAACTGAGTCTACCATTACCTATTTCAACGGTGATGACACGCTGGTACTGACTAAGGATGATGTGGTTATTGACCGTTTTGGTAAACTGGGCGAAGACCCTGGTTCTGCTTGGACTGATCCAAATAACGCTGACTTCTCTAGTGCTAATAAAACGTTACGTCGCAAAGCCAGTGTTACCACAGGTGATACCGATGCCGCAGCAGCATTCCCAAGCGGTGACCAATGGCTCGTGTTTGATACAGATACTGCTGATGGTCTTGGTTGTGCTGGTGAAGGAGCTTGTAGCTCAGAAGCGACTCCTGGTGTATTGCTGCTTACCGAATACATCGAAGGGAGTAGCAACAATAAAGCGATTGAGATTTCCAACGTTGGTGGCACTGCCATCGATTTAGATGCCAATGTTTATAAGTTGACGTTATTTGGCAATGGCAAAACAGAGCCAGGTAATACTGAGACCCTAACAGGCACGTTAGAGCCTGGAAATAGTCTAGTGTTCCATAACTCTGGTGCAGCAGACGCGTTTAAATTCGGTAACGCTTCAACCGTAACATACTTTAACGGTGATGATGCCTTAGTATTAACTAAAGACGATGTGGTTATCGATCGCTTTGGTAAGCGTGGTGAAGATCCTGGTTCTGCTTGGACAGATCCAAATGACGCAAACTTCTCTACCGCAAATAAAACTCTACGTCGTAAAGACAGTGTCACCGCCGGTGATACTGTGGCCGAAGCTGATTTCCCTGGGACTAACAATCAATGGGCAGTATTTGATGTTGACACCGCTGACGGCCTTGGTTGTGCTGGTGAGAGCGCCTGCGATGGTTCAGTAACACCTCCAGAACCAGAGCCAGAAACTGGTCCTTGTACTGGTTGTGAGACACTGACTCCAGTTGCCGATCCGACTACGTTTAATGCTGAGATCTATTACTCAGATGTACTCAGTGGCGAATTTGCTAATGCAGAAGAGCTTAAGAATGCCCTGTCTGCCATTATTGCCAAGGATCACAAGTATCTGACCTATAAGCAGGTTTGGAGTACATTGACTTACGCTGATCAGGATCCCACCGACGATAAGAAAGTTATTGAGATCTACACTGGCGCATCTATTTCCAAATATGACAACCAGACTAGTGGTAGCGGCGCGGGTAAGTGGAACCGTGAGCACGTCTGGGCTAAGAGCCATGGCTTCCCGAGCGACTCGCAGTGGGGCTATACCGATGCTCATCACCTGCGTCCTTCAGATCCTGGAATTAACACCGCGCGAAGCAACAATGACTTTGGTGCATGTAGCGACACGGGTGAAGAAGTACTATTCAATGGTGTTGGTACAGGTAACTACCTGAACAAAACTACCGACTGCTGGGAGCCTCGTGATGAGGTGAAAGGCGATGTTGCTCGTATGATCATGTATATGGATACGCGTTATCAAGGTACTGATACTGCGACAACTAATATGCCAGATCTAATCGCAGTCGATCGTTTAACGACTACTGCTGAGGATAGCGAGCCGCTGATCGGTACGCTTTGTACTCTGTATGCATGGAATAAGTTAGATGCTGTAGATACTTACGAGCAGAATCGTAACAACCAAGTCTATAAATATCAGGGTAACCGTAACCCATTCATTGACCGTCCAGAGTTAGTGCAAGAAGTATACGGTGCAGTCTGTGGTGACGATCCAAACCCTAGCTTGGTCGTTGAAGGCGATATCGTTACGCCTGAGAGTGTCACTGAAGGTACTGCATACACCATCGATGCGTCTGCAATCACAGCTGGTGAAGGTGTTGCGCTTACTTATAAGTGGGAGCAGGTTGTCGGTGAAGAGAAGACCGTTGTTGGTGACGAGGCTATATTGTCTCTGACTGCACCAACGATTAAAGCCGATGAAACTTTGAACTTTATGGTGACTCTGAGCGACGGTACTTTGGAAACAACCAAAGCCGTTAGCTTGGTCGTGACCAATGTTCCTCTAACTCTTGAAGTGACATTTGCTGGTAACACCAAGTTGACTGAAGGTGATAAAACGTCTATCACAGCGACTGTTGCTGACGCTCCAGAAGGTACTCGCTACAGCTGGAAACAAGTATCAGGAAGCACGGCTGAGTTTACTGCAACAGGTCTGACACTTGATGTCACTTCACCTAGCGTAAGCATTGATCAGGTTCTTGTTTTCGAGCTTACGGCTACTGTTGGCGAAGAAAGCTTCAGTCAGTCTGTTAGCATTGAGGTGAAGAACACGGAAGAAGCGGGTTGGACTAAGCCTGATGGGGCGGGTAGTTTAGGTGGTCTTATGACACTGCTACTACCGCTCATGTGGTGGCGTCGCCGCCAAGGCTAG
- a CDS encoding ExeM/NucH family extracellular endonuclease, translated as MKKSFLSLAIASTISMGAFAGVEDLLITEMTQSSDASVGSVEITNTGSDAFTFTADITAFQRSSGKYDNELLNADAKPLLTGETLAAGASLVLVNSRATEEFRNAIETQGGTVVISTYDSSNKYNNLYMTSDDGFFLKNGDTVIDRVGAVNDNSKWAPNTTLRRKKTADGNNPAQSGTFDATQWQNILPMRFDDLGKSELPAADAEDIMDIFTCPTDKNEIMSPSEVQGTGFTSPLIAAGETESAEKIAVEGIISAKVSIPNEGFYLRNFAPDNNPETSDGIFVSTSAAGDLKVGQTICIGSKVVEFEGQTQLSADTAFGWNVTDTNIVTEPTDIQVISSDNGSFDKTLERYEGMLVNLPEDLDPSTPSEEAKEDMRITRSFSYNYLLSSKGHNRNNMVAAYKRPNLQPNHLHVAGSPESKAAYEQNNDYRLVIESSPKSGGTDLPYYAGFNSDPHTNYIRIDDSLVNAQGVISQYETELIPGTDKFDQDYSLTITNQLTSDNFIHNLPRTDEPDLNDTVAEDDFAIRISSQNLFNFFNSPFGGDNNNFGQSRGADSYDEYINQRTKLVEIIRAQDADVMALMEIENNGFGDASAIAEIVNQVNVQYVDERAQDYNGPNSTENRYVFVGFDNNGNQMLDNLDAIGSDAIATGIIYRPSKMSIERTRVIPMPQQKAPTIVNDLGEVIKDQNQEILENGQNYHRDALVVTFIVNQTGKRLTLAVNHLKSKGSTCWEEWQGVEFGNATTWNNRTAPDLDYQGSCAEFRVAGAVHLGEEMEDVLGDKIILGDLNAYGKEDPVLVLTENPRNKTIVTASHTFLGPKPQFNEDGSPATITKTYGYIDIVGEKFEDNGKTPWSYSFSDEIGSLDHILISPSLKDRVIDATDWHVNAAETGLYDYQNRFKGSIDGTGTHKFYKADIYRASDHDPALITLSYKPGDADANVPLNLPKLRKLIKVPYQIPTGVSAQVGDVATVNMTPTNDEERLDLSQMVLPNVVISNDATALVNFEVFGAPSAIYNVSVSLQRDGQIVEGSKQTFKAKVSNRDSLIADIVEEEIDHTGGDGSAGSTGFISLLSLFGLAAMRRRLRK; from the coding sequence ATGAAAAAAAGTTTCCTATCGCTGGCTATTGCCAGCACAATCAGCATGGGCGCCTTCGCTGGCGTTGAAGACCTGCTGATCACCGAAATGACCCAAAGTTCTGATGCTAGTGTGGGATCTGTTGAGATCACTAACACTGGTTCTGACGCCTTTACTTTTACTGCTGACATTACCGCTTTCCAACGCTCTAGCGGTAAGTACGACAATGAGTTGCTTAACGCTGATGCTAAGCCATTGTTGACCGGCGAAACGCTTGCTGCTGGTGCTTCTCTAGTGCTAGTCAATAGTCGAGCGACCGAAGAGTTTCGCAATGCGATTGAGACTCAAGGTGGCACAGTTGTAATCTCCACATATGACAGCAGTAACAAGTACAATAACTTGTACATGACCAGTGATGACGGTTTTTTCCTGAAAAATGGTGATACCGTTATCGATCGTGTTGGCGCTGTGAACGACAATAGCAAGTGGGCGCCTAACACCACTTTGCGTCGCAAGAAAACTGCTGATGGCAACAATCCTGCTCAATCAGGAACTTTCGATGCGACTCAGTGGCAGAACATTTTACCAATGCGGTTTGATGATCTAGGTAAGTCAGAGCTACCTGCTGCTGATGCAGAAGACATCATGGACATCTTCACTTGTCCAACTGATAAGAATGAGATCATGTCTCCTAGCGAAGTTCAAGGCACAGGCTTTACCTCGCCTCTGATTGCTGCTGGTGAAACGGAATCCGCTGAGAAAATTGCTGTAGAGGGGATTATTTCCGCTAAGGTGTCTATCCCTAACGAGGGGTTCTATCTTCGCAATTTTGCCCCTGATAACAACCCAGAGACCTCCGATGGCATCTTCGTTAGTACAAGTGCAGCAGGTGATCTTAAGGTTGGTCAAACTATTTGTATCGGCAGTAAAGTTGTTGAGTTTGAAGGCCAGACACAGCTATCGGCCGATACAGCATTTGGCTGGAACGTTACTGATACTAATATCGTAACCGAGCCAACGGATATTCAGGTCATCAGCTCAGACAATGGTTCTTTCGATAAGACCTTAGAGCGTTACGAAGGTATGTTGGTTAATTTGCCGGAGGATTTGGACCCTAGTACTCCTAGCGAAGAAGCTAAAGAGGATATGCGTATTACTCGCAGCTTCAGCTACAACTATCTTTTAAGTAGCAAAGGGCATAACCGTAACAACATGGTTGCTGCTTATAAGCGTCCTAACTTGCAGCCTAACCATTTGCATGTTGCCGGAAGCCCTGAGTCGAAGGCGGCTTATGAGCAAAACAATGACTATCGTTTAGTGATTGAAAGCTCGCCTAAATCAGGCGGTACAGATTTACCTTATTACGCTGGCTTTAACAGTGATCCACACACTAACTATATCCGTATCGACGATAGCCTCGTTAACGCGCAAGGTGTGATCAGCCAATATGAAACTGAGTTGATCCCAGGAACGGATAAGTTTGATCAGGACTACAGCCTGACTATAACCAACCAGTTGACTAGCGACAACTTCATCCACAACTTACCGCGTACTGATGAACCGGATTTGAATGACACTGTGGCGGAAGATGATTTTGCTATCCGCATTTCTAGTCAAAACCTGTTTAACTTCTTTAACTCTCCTTTTGGTGGCGACAATAACAACTTTGGTCAGAGCCGAGGCGCAGACAGCTACGATGAATACATTAACCAGAGAACTAAGCTGGTAGAAATTATTCGTGCTCAGGATGCTGATGTCATGGCCCTAATGGAGATTGAGAATAACGGGTTTGGCGATGCCAGTGCGATTGCTGAGATTGTTAACCAGGTCAATGTCCAGTATGTGGATGAGCGAGCACAAGACTATAACGGTCCTAACTCAACAGAGAACCGTTATGTGTTTGTTGGTTTTGACAATAATGGTAATCAAATGCTGGATAACCTAGACGCTATTGGTTCTGATGCCATTGCGACAGGTATCATATATCGCCCAAGCAAGATGAGCATTGAACGTACTCGCGTTATTCCTATGCCTCAGCAGAAAGCACCCACCATAGTGAATGACTTAGGTGAGGTGATCAAAGATCAGAATCAGGAAATTCTAGAGAACGGTCAGAACTACCACCGTGACGCTCTGGTTGTAACCTTTATCGTTAACCAAACAGGCAAGCGCCTGACGCTAGCTGTAAATCACCTTAAGTCAAAAGGCTCTACTTGTTGGGAAGAGTGGCAAGGTGTTGAGTTTGGCAATGCCACGACTTGGAACAACCGTACTGCACCAGATCTGGACTACCAAGGGTCTTGTGCCGAGTTCCGCGTAGCTGGCGCCGTACACTTAGGTGAAGAGATGGAAGACGTTCTCGGGGATAAGATTATCCTTGGTGATTTGAACGCTTATGGTAAAGAAGATCCTGTATTAGTTCTTACCGAGAATCCACGCAACAAGACGATCGTTACCGCTAGCCACACTTTCCTTGGACCTAAGCCTCAATTTAACGAAGATGGTTCGCCAGCCACTATCACTAAGACTTATGGCTACATCGACATCGTCGGTGAAAAGTTCGAGGATAATGGCAAAACGCCTTGGAGTTACTCTTTCAGTGACGAAATAGGTTCGTTGGATCACATCTTGATCTCACCTTCACTGAAAGATCGCGTGATTGATGCGACTGACTGGCATGTAAATGCGGCTGAGACCGGCCTGTATGACTACCAAAACCGCTTTAAAGGTAGCATCGACGGTACTGGAACGCATAAGTTCTATAAAGCAGACATCTATCGCGCGTCGGATCACGATCCAGCACTGATTACCCTTAGCTATAAGCCTGGTGATGCGGATGCTAACGTGCCTCTGAACTTGCCAAAACTGAGAAAGCTAATCAAGGTTCCTTACCAAATCCCAACGGGTGTTTCTGCTCAAGTTGGTGATGTAGCGACCGTCAATATGACTCCTACGAATGACGAAGAGCGCTTAGATTTGAGCCAAATGGTGCTGCCTAATGTGGTTATTTCTAATGACGCAACAGCTTTGGTTAATTTCGAAGTCTTTGGTGCGCCATCAGCTATCTACAACGTTAGCGTAAGCCTACAGCGTGATGGCCAAATTGTAGAAGGGTCTAAGCAAACGTTCAAAGCGAAGGTATCTAACCGAGACTCTTTGATTGCGGACATTGTAGAAGAAGAAATCGATCACACTGGCGGTGATGGCAGTGCTGGTAGCACTGGCTTCATCAGCTTGTTATCCCTGTTCGGACTTGCAGCTATGCGCCGTCGTCTTCGCAAATAA
- a CDS encoding helix-turn-helix transcriptional regulator, whose product MNNSDEVVFLHQVTAPCHLAMLAESIGLKTRVISDIEQLEASNDPCCFYLISQQGAAVDCNGIPLVAAQLVKHVPVALYDVTKDSLDEESALLLGVRGLLFSDQRMDLQLTGLRKILADELWYDRTLISRVFRQLVSQIETPLQLSTEGSESFQQLTRREKTIIQLVSSGARNKEIAEGLCISEHTVKAHISSIFRKTHARNRVELLRWAEPFQNQLNLHSAV is encoded by the coding sequence ATGAATAATAGTGATGAAGTAGTTTTTCTTCATCAGGTGACGGCACCTTGCCACCTGGCCATGCTAGCGGAATCAATAGGGTTGAAGACGCGGGTTATTTCGGATATTGAGCAGTTAGAAGCGAGCAATGATCCATGCTGCTTTTATCTAATTTCCCAACAAGGTGCAGCTGTTGACTGTAATGGGATCCCTCTGGTGGCAGCGCAATTGGTCAAGCATGTGCCTGTGGCGCTTTACGATGTAACAAAAGATTCGCTAGATGAGGAGTCAGCGCTACTCTTGGGGGTTAGAGGTTTACTTTTTTCTGATCAGCGGATGGATCTACAGCTCACGGGCTTGCGAAAAATACTAGCAGATGAACTTTGGTATGATAGAACCTTAATAAGTCGAGTTTTTCGTCAATTAGTCAGCCAAATTGAAACGCCATTGCAGCTATCAACTGAAGGTTCTGAATCCTTCCAGCAGTTAACTCGTCGAGAAAAAACGATTATTCAATTGGTTTCTAGCGGTGCTCGTAATAAAGAGATTGCTGAAGGCTTGTGCATTAGTGAACATACAGTCAAAGCGCATATCTCATCTATTTTCAGAAAAACCCATGCCCGTAATCGTGTTGAATTATTACGTTGGGCGGAGCCGTTTCAGAATCAGCTAAACCTCCACAGCGCTGTTTAG
- a CDS encoding DUF2238 domain-containing protein, whose product MNKSVLWLVIFFVVLVWSAIGPKDQFTWFLEVLPALIALPLLAFTRKSFPLTGLAYILILIHCVILMVGGHYTYAEVPLFDWIAEWTGGSRNNYDKVGHLAQGFVPVLLAREVFIRLSVVKLGAWCNFLAVCFTLAFSAFYELIEWWVAELTGEDAEAFLGTQGYIWDTQSDMAMALVGAIFAIVLLSRYQDKLIALKMNLKNKQ is encoded by the coding sequence TTGAATAAAAGCGTTTTATGGCTAGTTATATTTTTCGTAGTGCTAGTTTGGTCTGCTATTGGACCTAAAGATCAGTTCACTTGGTTTTTAGAGGTTTTGCCTGCACTAATCGCATTACCTTTACTTGCTTTTACTCGTAAAAGTTTTCCACTTACGGGGTTGGCTTACATCTTAATTCTAATTCACTGCGTGATCTTAATGGTGGGTGGTCATTATACTTATGCAGAAGTACCTTTGTTTGATTGGATAGCTGAATGGACAGGAGGCAGCCGGAATAACTATGACAAAGTCGGTCACTTAGCCCAAGGTTTCGTGCCTGTCCTATTGGCTCGCGAAGTGTTTATTCGTCTAAGCGTGGTCAAATTGGGGGCTTGGTGTAACTTTTTAGCGGTGTGTTTTACTTTGGCATTTTCAGCTTTTTATGAGCTGATAGAGTGGTGGGTTGCAGAACTTACAGGTGAAGATGCAGAAGCGTTTTTAGGTACCCAAGGATACATTTGGGATACCCAATCAGATATGGCAATGGCATTGGTCGGTGCCATATTTGCAATCGTGTTATTGAGCCGCTATCAAGATAAATTAATTGCGTTGAAGATGAATCTTAAAAATAAGCAGTGA
- the serA gene encoding phosphoglycerate dehydrogenase, with protein sequence MAKHSLDKDKIKILLLEGVHQSAVDVFERAGYTNIEYHKAALSEEALLSSIKDAHFVGIRSRTQLTETVLTQAEKLVGIGCFCIGTNQVSLAAAEKLGVPVFNAPFSNTRSVAELVLGEIIMLLRGIPQRNAMAHRGGWLKSAAGSYEARGKTLGVIGYGHIGTQLGILAETLGMRVIFFDIEDKLPLGNAQQVHSMEQLMSLADVVSLHVPETPQTKEMIAHAELACMRKGSILINASRGTVVDIDALAASLKEQHLAGAAIDVFPVEPKSNSDEFISPLRGLDNVLLTPHVGGSTAEAQENIGIEVAGKLAKYSDNGSTMTAVNFPEVSLAQHSGTSRLLHIHRNRPGILIQINLAFAEKGINIAAQYLQTTAEIGYVVMEVDSDKADEALTEMQAIEGTIRTRLLH encoded by the coding sequence ATGGCGAAACACTCGCTGGACAAGGATAAGATTAAAATCCTGCTGTTGGAAGGCGTCCACCAATCTGCGGTAGATGTATTCGAACGAGCGGGTTATACCAATATTGAGTACCATAAAGCTGCTTTGAGCGAAGAGGCACTACTCTCTTCAATTAAAGATGCTCATTTTGTCGGTATTCGCTCCCGTACCCAACTGACTGAAACAGTATTAACTCAAGCAGAAAAACTTGTCGGGATAGGTTGTTTCTGTATTGGCACCAATCAAGTGAGTCTGGCAGCAGCAGAAAAACTGGGAGTTCCAGTTTTCAACGCTCCTTTTTCTAATACACGAAGTGTAGCTGAACTAGTGCTTGGCGAGATCATCATGTTACTGCGTGGGATCCCACAGCGTAACGCGATGGCGCACCGTGGTGGCTGGCTCAAAAGTGCCGCTGGTAGCTATGAAGCCCGTGGAAAAACCCTTGGGGTGATTGGTTATGGCCATATTGGTACCCAATTAGGGATCTTAGCAGAGACCTTAGGTATGCGCGTTATCTTCTTCGATATTGAAGACAAACTGCCACTGGGTAATGCACAGCAGGTTCACTCCATGGAACAGTTAATGTCTTTGGCTGACGTAGTCAGTCTGCATGTGCCAGAAACACCGCAAACAAAAGAGATGATTGCCCACGCTGAGCTGGCTTGTATGCGTAAAGGCAGCATATTGATTAATGCTTCTCGTGGCACAGTGGTCGATATTGACGCCCTTGCTGCCTCTTTAAAAGAGCAGCATTTAGCAGGCGCTGCCATTGATGTCTTCCCAGTAGAGCCTAAGTCTAACAGCGATGAGTTTATTAGCCCGCTACGTGGACTGGATAACGTGCTGCTGACTCCACATGTTGGTGGTAGTACGGCTGAGGCTCAAGAAAACATCGGTATCGAAGTTGCTGGTAAGCTCGCTAAGTACTCAGATAATGGTTCGACCATGACTGCCGTTAACTTCCCTGAAGTGTCTTTAGCACAACATTCAGGAACCTCACGACTGTTACATATTCACCGCAATAGACCGGGAATTCTAATCCAAATTAACTTGGCATTTGCAGAGAAAGGGATCAACATTGCCGCGCAATACCTGCAAACAACAGCAGAAATTGGTTATGTGGTGATGGAAGTTGATTCAGATAAAGCCGATGAAGCGCTAACAGAGATGCAAGCGATTGAAGGCACGATCAGAACTCGATTACTGCACTAA